A region of the Clostridium estertheticum subsp. estertheticum genome:
AACAGCAATAGGATCTTTTGGTGGAGGATTATCAAAAGTATCAGCTGTAGAAATGGGAACTGTTGCAGCTAAGGAAGCTATAAAAAGATCAGGAGTTAAACCAGAATTAATAGAAGAAGCTATAATCGGTAACGTAATACAGGCAGGACTTGGACAAAATGTTGCTAGGCAGATAGCTATAAAAGCAGGATTAGATATTTCATCTTCAGCACTTACAATAAATAAAGTTTGTGGTTCAGGACTTAGAGCTGTAAGTTTAGCTGCACAGATTATAATGTGTGGAGATGCAGAAGTAGTTTTAGCAGGTGGAACTGAAAGCATGAGCAACGCTCCATATGCACTTCCAAACAATAGATGGGGAGCAAGAATGGGAGACGGTAAAGTAGTTGATACTATGATTAAAGATTCTCTTTGGGATGCATTTAATGACTATCATATGGGAATGACAGCAGAAAATATTGCAGAACAATGGAACATCACTAGAGAAGACCAAGATCAATTTGCTTTAAAAAGTCAACATAAAGCTGAAGCAGCTATAAAGGGTGGCAAATTTAAAGATGAGATCGTTCCAGTGGTAATTCCTCAAAGAAAAGGGGATCCAATAACATTTGATACTGATGAATTTCCAAAATTTGGTTCATCTATAGAAAAATTAAGAAAATTAAAACCAGCATTTAAGAAAGATGGTACTGTAACAGCAGCTAATGCATCAGGAATAAATGATGGTGCTGTTATGTTTATAGTAATGTCAAAAGATAAAGCTGATCAATTAGGACTTAAACCTCTAGTTACAATAAAATCATATGCATCAGCAGGAGTAGATCCAAAGATAATGGGTTATGGTCCAGTTCCAGCAAGCAAAAAAGCGTTAGCAAAAGCAGGACTTACTGTAGCTGATTTAGATTTAGTTGAAGCTAACGAAGCATTTGCTTCTCAATCATTAGCTGTAGCTAAAGATTTAGGCTTAAATCCAGAAATAGTAAATGTTAATGGTGGAGCTTTAGCACTAGGTCATCCAGTAGGAGCTTCAGGTGGAAGAATACTTATTTCATTAATATATGAAATGATAAAAAGAGATTCTAAAACAGGACTTGCTACATTATGTATAGGTGGCGGTCAAGGAACTGCAATTATTGTTGAAAGAAAATAGAAGGTAGAATAATGTGAGGTGCCTCTGAAATGATTGAAAAATCATTTCAGAGGCACCTTTTTTCTTTGGCAGTTGTATATTTTATGAAATGAGATTAGAAAAAAGTTTATACATTGTTTATAATTAGGTTATAAAAAGTAGATATATAGAATTTATAATAGAAATATGTTAGAATATTGTTTATAAGGTAGTTTTAACTAAAGTTTATGGGTATGAGTATATATTCGACTAATAATGTAAATTGAATTTTTAATGGTTAATAATGTTATAGGATAATATGCTGCTGTCAAATATATTAAAAATGGGAGGATGACATGAAGCATTTGAAAAACAAGTTGAATATGAAGTTAGTAGTATTGCTACTAGCTATCATATCAATTATAGTTGTATTTAGATACCTACCGTGGATTATAGAAATAACCGTATCTCCTGAGAAATTTCGAAGATATATTGTTTCAATGGGTAATTGGGGAATAATTTCATACTTATCTTTCCAAGTACTACAAACGGTAGTTGCGCCAATTCCAGGTGAAGTAATTCAGGTAGCAGGTGGATATATTTATGGTAGCGTATTAGGGACCTTTTATTCAACATTAGGGATGATGCTTGGGGGCATAATTATTTTCTATTTCACTAGGTTTATAGCATTTTCTTTTGTAGAAAAAATAGTGAAACGTACAAGTACTAAATGGTTGACGAAAATAATAAGTAGTAAGAAATTTCCCATTGTTATGTTTGTTATGTTTATAGTTCCAGGAATGCCGAAAGACATTTTAATATATGTGGCAGCATTAACACCTATAAAATCATTGAAGTTCTTTATGATTTTACTAGTAGGTAGATTACCTGGTACTGCAGCAGTTGTGTGTATTGGTTCAAATATTCATCATGGAAATTACATGTTTTCCATTGCATTAGTTGCGGCATCAGTATTGCTTGTTATTCTAGGAATATTATATAAGGATAAAATTATAAAAAAAGTTTCTGAGGAGCAGTGTAATTTATCATAGGCTTTTATTAAATTATATATGATAAGTTATAAAAATTTAATTAAATGGAGGAATTTATATGAATGAATTAATTTATGGTATACTCGAAGAAATTACTGGTGAGGATTTACGAGAAGAAAGCAATGTGAATTTATTTGACACAGGAAGATTGGATTCATTAGGGATAATTGAACTTATTGTAGCGATAGAAGATAACTTTAGTGTTAAACTTGATCCTGCGCTTATGGAAAGAAAAGATATAGAAACTCCGAACAAAATTATTGAATACCTTCAATCTCGCTCTGATTTAAAATAGAATGAAAAAGAGCATAGCTTATATTAAGATTAACAAAATTTAAGGTTAATTTAATATTAATGTTATATAATACTAAGGAATAACTGCCAACATTATGTTATAATTATATAATGATAGGAGTGATATAGATGGTAAAAAAGATGGTAAAAATTAAGAATGCGGTACCTAACATTTTCACCTTAAGCAATATGTCTTGTGGCATTTTGTCTATACTTATGAGTTTTGACAGCAATTATAAATTAGCAGCGATATTTATTCTTTTAGCAGGAATATTTGATAGATATGATGGGAAAATAGCTAGGTTTTTAAATGTAGATGGAGAACTCGGCAAAGAACTAGATTCATTATGTGATTTAGTATCTTTTGGTGTTGCACCTTCTATATTAATATTTAGCATTTATAATTTTGCAGGACTTGGACCAATTGGGTATTTGATGGTTTTAGTATTTCCAGTAGCAGGAGCATATAGACTTGCAAAATATAATATTACAGATTTTGATGGAGTATTTTCAGGAATTCCTATCACTGTTACAGGTACATTTTTAGCGTTGTATGCATTCTTTATGTTTAATAGAGCGTCAAATTTAGGTCCTACAATGTTTTTAATGGTTCTGTTATCATATTTAATGGTAAGTAAATTTAAATTTAAAAAGCAATAATAATGTAAGCAAAATATTTTTAGTGCAATTATATTAAAAACCTCACCGCAAAGTGAGGTTTTTTTAATTCTTAAATTTATAATAATATTCTGGTGTATCTTTAGTTATAGTTTTAAATTCATAACCCAAATTAAGGTAATAATTTATAATGCTTGGCAGTGATTTTACAGTATTTTTATTATTAGAATTGCAATGCATAAGTATTATAGCTATGTTTTCATTACCTCTAATGATTTTTGTATTTTTAATAAGTTTCGCAACACTTAAATGAGGGTTGATGCCATCACTTGCATCCACATTCCAATCATATATTTTAAAGTCTTTTTTATGAAGTTTTTCTAAAGTAAGTGAATTTAAGCGCTTTGAACTACCACCAGGGAACCTAATAATCTTAGAAGTGAAACCTGTAATTTCTTGAATTTTATTAGAAGTTCTTTCCATCTCGTCAATGAATTTATCTGAACTTAGGTATATTTTTTTGAAATCATGGCTATAAGTATGAAGACCTATGCTATGACCTTCAGTATATATTCTCTTAAGGATAGATTCTTTTCCTTCAATTTCTTTTCCTACTATAAAAAAGGTAGCTTTAACTTTTTCACTTTTTAATACATCTAATAGTGCATCTGTGACAACGTACGTAGGTCCATCGTCGAAAGTTAAATATACAAATTTAGAAGTAGGAATGTTTCCACCATCTTTAAATGAAGTACTAGATGGGTTAAATGTTTGGATGCTTTTTTGAGCACTATTTGCATTTGAACTATAGACTAATAAGAAACAAATAATAGTTGTTGTAAAAATTATAGGAATACTTTTTTTCATGAAATTCATAGTATCACTCACCTTTAGTTTTTGTTGATATTAGTATACCCAAAGAAAAATCTATTAAAACAGTATATTAGTAAAATCAAAATATGAGACATTATTTACTATTAATTGATGCTTGAATTTTATATAATTACGATATATAATAAGCCTAGAATTTTCTGATTGTGTAGAGAAATAAAACCAATTTCAAAAGAAGAAAGAGGAGGCATATAGTATGCAGCAAACACCAAATTCTAATAGACTTCATATAGCTATATTTGGAAAAAGAAATGTGGGAAAATCAAGTTTAATTAATGCACTTACAAATCAGGACATTGCATTAGTTTCTAGTTTAGCAGGAACTACAACGGACCCAGTATATAAGGCGATGGAATTACTTCCAATAGGACCAGTTGTGATTATAGACACTGCAGGACTTGATGATGATGGAGAAATAGGTGAACTTAGAATCAAAAAAACTAAGGAAGTTATGGATAAAACAGATTTAGCTATTTTGGTTATAGATGGTAATGAGAAGGATTTAATAATTGAAAAAGCATGGTATGAAGATTTAAAAAATAGAAAAATACCTATAGTAGGAGTTATAAATAAAATCGATGAAAATGGAGAAGGGCTAGGGAAGATCCAACTTGCCAGCATCCAAAAGATGATAGGCATAGATTTTGTTAAAGTTAGTGCTAAAGACAGAATTAATATTGATGAATTAAAAAAAGCAATTATGGATGCTGCACCAGCTGATTTTGAGAAAAATACAATTGTAGGTGACATAGTAAAACCAAAGTCAATAGTATTAGTTGTAGCTCCACAAGATATTCAAGCACCAAAAGGAAGACTAATATTGCCACAGGTTCAAATTATAAGGGACCTACTTGATAATGATGTTATGGCTCTTGTTGTAAAGGATAGTGAACTAGGCGATATTTTAGCTGCACTAAAGGTTAAACCGGATTTGGTGATTACAGACTCACAGGTATTTAAAAAAGTTAATTCTATTATTCCAAAAGATGTACCACTTACTTCATTCTCTATACTTATGGCGAGGTACAAGGGAGATTTAGATACCTTAGTTAAAGGGGCAAGAGCTATTGATACATTGAAACCAGGAGATAAGGTACTCATAGCAGAAGCATGTACTCATCATCCACTTGAGGGTGATATAGGTAGAGAGAAACTACCCAAATGGCTTAATGAGAAGGTCGGTGGGAATCTAGATATAACAGTTTGTGCGGGTAGTGGTTTTCCAGAAGACCTAAGCGCGTATAAGTTAATAGTTCATTGTGGAGCTTGTATGTTTAATAGACAACAATTAATGTCAAGGATTGGAAAAGCTAATATAGTTGAACTACCTATTACCAATTTTGGTATAGCTATAGCTCACATTAATGGTATATTAGATAGGGTGCTAAGTGCTTTTGAATAGAACTTTATTTTGAATAGTAATAATAAAATAAATAAAGTATTTAAAAACTTGAATAGTGATACTTAATATGCTACAATTTGTTTGCAATTACAAAATAAGTAAAATGAAACATAAAAGCATATATTATTAGTTAAATATGGATTTTATTAAATACATATAGACAAATGGTATTTAAGAGACTAATATAAAACTAAGTTAACTTAATGAGAATATAATTATAAATTTAAATATATAAATTTAAATTTAAATATATAAGAATGCAATCTAAACAATTGAAAGGAGAATTTTAAATGAAGAAAAAAATATATATTGATGGAATGAGTTGTTCACATTGTGTAAGTCATGTAAAGGAAGCATTATTAGATATTGGTGCTACTAAAGTAAAAGTTGATTTAGAAGAAAAATTTGCAATGGCAGAATTTGAAGATGAAACAACAGATAATGATATCTCAGAAGCTATTGAAGAAGCTGGATATGAAGTTACTGAAGTTGAAGAATATTAACATAAAAAGTCCTACCATTATAAGTATGGTAGGATTTTTCTAAATTGAAAGTTGTAGAACTTATAATATCAACTGAAAAATTTTAAGTGGACGTCTATTTTTTTATTTTCAATTTCTAAAACAACATAAGAATACCATGGCTCACGTCTTTTGCAGGAGGGGGAACCGGGATTAATCATAAGCACTTTACTTTTAGTGAGTATTAGTGGTTGATGAGTGTGTCCAAAGATTATTATATCTACCTTATCACTAACAAATTTATCATATGCTGTGTTTAGTGTATTTTTGCTGGTGCCATGACCATGATACAGACCAATTCTATATCCTTCTATGGATAATATTTCTTTTTCATTTAATATACTTCTTATATAATGTTTATCATTGTTTCCCCATACTCCAACGAAATTCTTATGCTCTTTTAATTTTGATACAACGCTGGGTGAAATATAATCACCTGCATGAATTATCATATCAGCTTCTTTAAATAAATTGTCTATTAATTTGAAAAGTTTATCATTATGTTTTTTTGCATGTGTATCAGATAATATCACAATTTTCATATTTCATCACCTTTTAGTATTATATTATTTTATATTATGCTTTGATACACAATTAATCATCTCTTTATAGATTACTAGCATATTAACTTATTATATGTGCTAATGAGTTTTACTAGTAACATACTTTATTTTACAGTTTAAATTATATTTATATAACAATTCTGTTATAATTAATATATAATTATAATAGCTAGATTATTTAATCTAAGAAAAATTTTAAAGGTTTATTATAGAGGTAGGAGAAAAAATGGGACAAGTAGAAGACACAGTTTTAATTTATGAACAAAATGGAATAAATATAAAAAATGAGAAGTCTTTGCATTCGTCTATTAAACAATGGTATGTTACGCCTGGAGATAGATTCGAGGTGAAAGTAGATAAATATGTAATTGATTTGGTGAGAGAAGATTCATTAATTGAAATACAAACAAAAAATTTTAGTGCAATTCGCAATAAACTTAGGGAATTAGTTAAGTATAATAAGGTAATGCTTGTGCATCCTATAGCTGCTGAAAAATATATAGTAACTACAGAGAAAACTGATATAGTAATTAGTAGAAGAAAATCACCTAAAAAGGGTAAGTTAGTTGATTTATTTGATGAATTAATTAGGATACCTGATTTAATGGGATCAGATAATTTTATATTGGAAATTCTAATGATTAAAGAAGAAGAGATAAGATGCAAGGATGGTAAAGGAAGTTGGAGGAGAAAGGGTATAAGCATAGTGGATCATAAACTTTTAGAGGTAATTGAGAAAATCACTTTTAAAGAGGATAAGGATTTTTTAATATTTTTACCACATGAATTACCAGGAAATTTTACAAACAAGAACTTGGCAAAAATATTAAAAATTCCTGAAAATAAGGCAAGAAAAATAACATATTGTTTTAGAAAAATGAAGATTATAAAAGAAATAGGGAAACTTAAAAATGAACTTATATTTGAGAAGCTGTGAAATGAATTGATCTAGTATTTAGAGGAGGTAGAATCTGTGGATAAAAAAAAGGTTTACGTAACAAGAAGAATTCCAGATGAGGCTATTGAACTTTTAAGAAAGCATTTTGACGTAGAAATAAATCCTTGTGATAGAGGTTTATTAAGAGAAGAACTTATTGATAAGGTAAAAGGTAAGGATGCTGTTTTATGTCTTTTAACTGATAATATAGATAAAGAAATACTTGAGTCAGCAGGGAGCAAATGTAAAATTTTTGCTAATTACGGTGTGGGTTACAGCAATATTGATATTGATACGGCTACCAAACAGGGAATAATTATTACAAACACTCCTTGCGTATTAGATGATGCTACTGCAGATCTTGCATGGACACTACTCATGGTTGTTTCTAGAAGGATCGTGGCAGCGGATAAATTTACAAGAAATGGTGCTTATGAGTCTTGTGACCCTATGATGTTTCTTGGGCGTGAAATTACCGGCAAGACATTAGGTGTTGTAGGAGCAGGGCGAATTGGGTTTAACTTTGCAAAGAAAGCTAAGGCTTTTGATATGAAAATACTCTATACTGATATAGTTAGAAATTATAAAATGGAAAAAGAACTTGGTGCTATTTATGTAGATAAAGAAATGCTACTTAAAGAAGCTGATTTTGTATCATTACACGTGCCACTTTTATCTTCTACCATTCATTATATAGGAGAGAAAGAATTTTCTATTATGAAAAACACTTCAGTTATTGTTAATACATGTAGTGGACCGGTAATTGACGAAAAGGCATTAGTTAAAGCCCTCAAAGATGGTGAAATATGGGGAGCAGGACTTGATGTATTTGAACATGAACCCAATATTGAACCAGAACTTCTAGATATGTACAATGTTTCAATTGTTCCTCGTATTTCTTCAGCCACAATGGAAACAAGAACAAAGATGGGAATAGTTGCATCCGAAAATATTATCAAAGCCTTAAATGGTGAAAGTCCGGATGATTGTGTTAATACGGATGTATTAAAATAATTTATTATTAAAGCACTTACATTCAGAGCAGTGGATGGAAGTGCTTTTTTATTTGAGATAATATGAAGATATGGCAGTTATGTAATATTACGTTTACTAAATTTTTCTAGTTTTTCAACAAATAATGTCGCAATCTTTGATAAGTTTCTCTCATGAACTAAGTAAGAAAAAAACCTATTATATTTTGTTTTAGTAGCTATGATTTTAAGTTCATTGTTAGTAGCGGCATCAGCAACTACTAAAGATGAGATAAAAGTTACGCCTAAATT
Encoded here:
- a CDS encoding acetyl-CoA C-acetyltransferase is translated as MKEIVIVGAARTAIGSFGGGLSKVSAVEMGTVAAKEAIKRSGVKPELIEEAIIGNVIQAGLGQNVARQIAIKAGLDISSSALTINKVCGSGLRAVSLAAQIIMCGDAEVVLAGGTESMSNAPYALPNNRWGARMGDGKVVDTMIKDSLWDAFNDYHMGMTAENIAEQWNITREDQDQFALKSQHKAEAAIKGGKFKDEIVPVVIPQRKGDPITFDTDEFPKFGSSIEKLRKLKPAFKKDGTVTAANASGINDGAVMFIVMSKDKADQLGLKPLVTIKSYASAGVDPKIMGYGPVPASKKALAKAGLTVADLDLVEANEAFASQSLAVAKDLGLNPEIVNVNGGALALGHPVGASGGRILISLIYEMIKRDSKTGLATLCIGGGQGTAIIVERK
- a CDS encoding polysaccharide deacetylase family protein, whose translation is MNFMKKSIPIIFTTTIICFLLVYSSNANSAQKSIQTFNPSSTSFKDGGNIPTSKFVYLTFDDGPTYVVTDALLDVLKSEKVKATFFIVGKEIEGKESILKRIYTEGHSIGLHTYSHDFKKIYLSSDKFIDEMERTSNKIQEITGFTSKIIRFPGGSSKRLNSLTLEKLHKKDFKIYDWNVDASDGINPHLSVAKLIKNTKIIRGNENIAIILMHCNSNNKNTVKSLPSIINYYLNLGYEFKTITKDTPEYYYKFKN
- a CDS encoding heavy-metal-associated domain-containing protein; amino-acid sequence: MKKKIYIDGMSCSHCVSHVKEALLDIGATKVKVDLEEKFAMAEFEDETTDNDISEAIEEAGYEVTEVEEY
- a CDS encoding phosphopantetheine-binding protein — its product is MNELIYGILEEITGEDLREESNVNLFDTGRLDSLGIIELIVAIEDNFSVKLDPALMERKDIETPNKIIEYLQSRSDLK
- a CDS encoding 2-hydroxyacid dehydrogenase; its protein translation is MDKKKVYVTRRIPDEAIELLRKHFDVEINPCDRGLLREELIDKVKGKDAVLCLLTDNIDKEILESAGSKCKIFANYGVGYSNIDIDTATKQGIIITNTPCVLDDATADLAWTLLMVVSRRIVAADKFTRNGAYESCDPMMFLGREITGKTLGVVGAGRIGFNFAKKAKAFDMKILYTDIVRNYKMEKELGAIYVDKEMLLKEADFVSLHVPLLSSTIHYIGEKEFSIMKNTSVIVNTCSGPVIDEKALVKALKDGEIWGAGLDVFEHEPNIEPELLDMYNVSIVPRISSATMETRTKMGIVASENIIKALNGESPDDCVNTDVLK
- the hydF gene encoding [FeFe] hydrogenase H-cluster maturation GTPase HydF; translated protein: MQQTPNSNRLHIAIFGKRNVGKSSLINALTNQDIALVSSLAGTTTDPVYKAMELLPIGPVVIIDTAGLDDDGEIGELRIKKTKEVMDKTDLAILVIDGNEKDLIIEKAWYEDLKNRKIPIVGVINKIDENGEGLGKIQLASIQKMIGIDFVKVSAKDRINIDELKKAIMDAAPADFEKNTIVGDIVKPKSIVLVVAPQDIQAPKGRLILPQVQIIRDLLDNDVMALVVKDSELGDILAALKVKPDLVITDSQVFKKVNSIIPKDVPLTSFSILMARYKGDLDTLVKGARAIDTLKPGDKVLIAEACTHHPLEGDIGREKLPKWLNEKVGGNLDITVCAGSGFPEDLSAYKLIVHCGACMFNRQQLMSRIGKANIVELPITNFGIAIAHINGILDRVLSAFE
- a CDS encoding TVP38/TMEM64 family protein, with amino-acid sequence MKHLKNKLNMKLVVLLLAIISIIVVFRYLPWIIEITVSPEKFRRYIVSMGNWGIISYLSFQVLQTVVAPIPGEVIQVAGGYIYGSVLGTFYSTLGMMLGGIIIFYFTRFIAFSFVEKIVKRTSTKWLTKIISSKKFPIVMFVMFIVPGMPKDILIYVAALTPIKSLKFFMILLVGRLPGTAAVVCIGSNIHHGNYMFSIALVAASVLLVILGILYKDKIIKKVSEEQCNLS
- a CDS encoding metallophosphoesterase family protein; its protein translation is MKIVILSDTHAKKHNDKLFKLIDNLFKEADMIIHAGDYISPSVVSKLKEHKNFVGVWGNNDKHYIRSILNEKEILSIEGYRIGLYHGHGTSKNTLNTAYDKFVSDKVDIIIFGHTHQPLILTKSKVLMINPGSPSCKRREPWYSYVVLEIENKKIDVHLKFFS
- the pssA gene encoding CDP-diacylglycerol--serine O-phosphatidyltransferase, with product MVKIKNAVPNIFTLSNMSCGILSILMSFDSNYKLAAIFILLAGIFDRYDGKIARFLNVDGELGKELDSLCDLVSFGVAPSILIFSIYNFAGLGPIGYLMVLVFPVAGAYRLAKYNITDFDGVFSGIPITVTGTFLALYAFFMFNRASNLGPTMFLMVLLSYLMVSKFKFKKQ